The Blattabacterium sp. (Blatta orientalis) str. Tarazona genome contains the following window.
TCTTTTTATTATCCGGATTTTTATCTGGATGATATTTAATGGCTAATTTTCGATAAGCTTTTTTAATTTCTTCTGAAGAAGCGTTTCTAGAAACACCTAATACTTCGTAATAATCTTTTTTCACCATGAAGATAAAAGTTAATTATTTTCCAGTAATAACTTTGGCATGTCGTATAACTCTTTCCTGTAGGATATATCCAGATTCTATAATTTCCATAATCTTTCCTTTTAAATTTTCTGTTGTAGCTGGAATTTGTGTAATGGCCTCATGGAAATCAGTATTAAAATCATCTCCTTTTTTGATTTTTATTTTATTCAATCCTTTTTCTTTTAAAATTTTTATGAGTTTTTCCTGTATTAGAGATACTCCTTGAATGAGAGCTTCGTCTTTTGATTTTTTCAGCTCTTTAAGTCCTCTTTCAAAATCATCTAAAATAGGGATTAAATCTATAATAATTTGTTGATGAGCAGATCTAAAAAGATCAAATCTTTCTTTTTGAATACGTTTTTTATAATTTTCAAATTCTGCAAAAAGACGTAAAAATTTATCTTTTTCTTTTTCCAATTTTTCTTTAAAAATTTCTACTTCTTTTAATGAATGTTCTGTTTTTTCTTGACAAGAATTTTCCATTTCAGATAGATCTAAAGGATTCTTTTCATTCTGAGAATCAGTATTTTTTTGATTGATATTCATAACATAAAAAATATTTAGAAAACAATTCTATGCTCTAGAAGCAAAAGATTTGCCATGTTTTATAATTGTGTCATTATGACACAATGTAAAATCTTAAAATAAAGAATTAAATTTGAAAGTTTTTCGAATCTTATTTAATCTTTCATAAGCTATATTTCTTGCTTTTTTAGCTCCTAAATAAAAAATACGATCTAATAAAGATTTATTCTTTACAAGAGAAGAAAATTTCATCCTTTCAGATGAAAATCTTTTTAGAATACACTCATACAATTCTTTTTTAGCCTCTAAATATCCATATCCTCCCTTTATATATTTTTTTTTCATTTCTTCTACTCTATCAAGTGGAGCTAACAATCTATACAAAGCCATTATACAATCTTTATCCGGATTTTTTTTTTCTTTTAAAGATTTATTATCCGTATGAATGCTCATAATTTGTTTTTTTAGAATTTCATCTGAAGAAAAAATATTAATCCAATTTTTTTTTGATTTACTCATTTTTTTTCCATCTGTCCCAGGAACTAATCCAGTTTCTATTGGGATGAAAGCTTTAGGTAAAACAAATAGTTTTTGACCTATTTTTTTATTTAAACGACTGGCTATATAGCGTGTTATTTCTATATGTTGTAACTGATCTTTTCCTACGGGAATGACTTCTGCATTGTAAAGCAATATATCAGCTGCCATTAACATAGGATATGTAAACAAACCTACATTAATTTTCTCTTTCAGATTGATTTTTCTTTTGAAAGAATGAGCTAATGTAAGTCTTTGATAAGGAAAAAAACAATTAAAATACCAAGCTAATTCAGTTACTTCGGAAACATCCGACTGTCTATAAAATATGCTTTTTTCTGTATTTAAACCAAAAGATAACCATGCTGCCGCAATTTGATAAGTATTATCACGGATAGTTTCCAGATCTTTCATTTGTATCAGTGAATGTAAATCTGCCACAAATATAAACGAAGAGTATTTTGAATTATTAGCCATATTTATAGATGGAATTATCACTCCCAAAATATTCCCTAAATGAGGAGTTCCTGTACTTTGAATTCCTGTTAATATTTTTTTCATAATTTTTTTTATGTTGAATAAAAAACCTTATTACTTAACAACAAATGTAATCAATAAACGGAATGTCCTTCACTCCCATTAATTAATTAGTTTCACTTAAAGCTTCTAATCCACTAATAATTTCAAGTATTTCCTTAGTAATGGAAGTTTGTCTTTCTTTATTATAATTCAACATAAGATTCTTTTTAATGTCAGAGGCACTTTCTGTAGCTTTATGCATAGACATCATACGTGCAGTATGTTCTGAAGTAGATGATTCTAATATACTTTTAAATAGTTTCACACTAAGAAATTTAGGAATAATATAATCCAAAATTTCTTCTTTAGATGGTTCTAAAATAGAATAATTAGATGATTTTTTTGAGGATTTATTTTCAAAATTTGTAAAAATAATTGGAAAAAATTGTTCTATAATTATTTCTTGAAAAAATGAATTTTTTAGATGGTTGTAAATCAAATATATCGAATGAAATTTTTTGGAAAAAAAATCTTCAATTAATTCTTTTACAAAAATGATTACATCTTTATATTTATAAGTAAAATTATTTGGTATTTTTTTTTTTTTCTTATACATATTATATTTTCTCGATAAAAAATCAAATCCTTTTTTTCCGATAGAAAAAAAAATACAATCTTTTTTCAAATAACCGTTTTCTTGAATATATCTATGAATTTTATCAAAAATTAAGGAATTGAAAGCTCCACATAATCCACGATTAGAAGTTATGACTATAAACAATTTCTTTTTTCCTGAAGAAAAAAAATATTTGTTATCCTGAATATTTTCTAATTTATCATGGAATGATAACAGAAAATGTTGAAATAATTGCTCTATAGATTCTGAGTATCTTTTTATATGTAAAAGCAATTCTTTGGATTTTCGTAATTTCACGATAGAAATCATTTTCATAGCTTCCGTTGTTTTTACAACGGAATCTATAGATAAAATTCTTTTTTTGATTTCTTTTGGATTAGACATAAAAGTTCTCTTAAGAAGAATATTTTTCACTTAGTTCCATGGCGACTCTTTCCAGAATTTCAGCTAATTTTTTGTTGAAAATCCCTTCTTTCAAATCTTTCAATAATTCTTGGTGTTTTTCATTTAAATAAAAAAGATATTCCTTTTCAAAAGAGGATATTTTTTCAATAGGTACTTTTTTCAAAAAATTTTTAGTTCCAGCATAAATAATAGCAATCTGATCGGATATATTATATGGAGAATGAGGAGGTTGTTTTAATATTTCTATGTTTCTTCTTCCCTTCTCTATAATTTCCATAGTTATAGGATCTAATTCAGAACCAAATTTTGAAAAAGATTCTAATTCTCGAAATTGAGCCTGGTCTAATTTCAAAGTTCCAGATATTTTTCTCATAGATTGAATTTGAGCAGAACCTCCTACCCGGGAAACAGAAATACTTTCATTAATTGCAGGACGTACTCCAGAATGAAATAGATCTTTTTCTAAAAAAATTTGTCCATCTGTTATAGAAATGACATTGGTAGGAATATAAGAAGAAACATCTCCAGATTGTGTTTCAATAATAGGAAGTGCGGTTAAAGAACCTCCACCTTTTACATATTCTTTGATAGATTCTGGAATATCGTTCATTTTTTGAGCTATTTTTGTATCTTTTATTATTTTAGCTGCGCGTTCTAATAATCTAGAATGCAAATAGAAAACATCTCCTGGATATGCTTCTCTGCCAGGAGGACGTCGTAATAACAAAGATACTTCCCTATAAGAAACAGCTTGTTTGGATAGATCATCATAAATTACCAAAGAAGAACGACCCGTATCACGAAAGTATTCTCCAATAGCCGTACCAGAAAACGGAGCAAACACTTGTATAGCTGCTGGATCAGAAGCATTTGCTGCGACTATAACTGTATAGGACATGGCTCCTTTATCCTCTAAAGTTTTCGTGATTCTGGCTATGGTAGATCCTTTTTGGCTTATAGCTACATAAATACAATAAACTTGTTTATCTGTATTATACAATTCTTTCTGATTGAGAATAGTATCAATGGCTATAGTAGTCTTCCCTGTTTGTCTATCTCCAATAATTAATTCTCTTTGTCCTCTTCCTATAGGAATCATAGCATCTATAAATTTAATTCCTGTTTGAAGAGGTTCTTTTACAGGTTCTCTATAAATAACACCTGGAGCTTTTCTTTCCAAGGGCATATCAAATAATTGCCCTTCTATAGGGCCTTTTCCATCAATCGGATTTCCTAATACATCCACTACGCGACCTAGCATCCCCTCTCCAACTGGAAGAGAAAGAACCTTCCCTGTACGCTTTACAATGTCTCCTTCTTTGACATCTTTAGAGGAATTTACTAAGACGATACTTACATGATCTTCTTCCAAATTCAAGGCTATTCCTTTTATTCCAGTATGAAATTCCACTATTTCTCCAGAAAATACAGAATTCAATCCAACAGATCTAGCTACCCCATCTCCTACTTGAACAATAACCCCGGATTCAGATAATTTCGACTCATATTGAAAATCAGATAATTGTCTTTTAAGAATCGATGATATTTCAGAATATTTTAAATCGGACATGAAAATAAATGCTTTAAACTGAATTTTTCAATAGTTTTTGAATACTAAATAATTGTCCCTTCACACTAAAATCCCATTCTTTGTATCCTATACGAAGCAAAAAACCTCCAAGAATGGATTCATCTATTTTATTAATAATCTGATATTTTTTATTATTTTTTTTTGATTCTAAAGAAATGATTTTATTTATAATAATTTTTTGAAGATCCATTCTTAATGGAAAAGCAGAAATAAGGGAGCATTTTAACAATCCTTTTTTTTCCTGATAAATTTTTTGATATTCCAAAAAAATCTTTTTGGAAAGATGTTCTCTTTTTCGTGCTGTTAAAATTTTTATAAAATGAAAAATAAAAGGATCGAAAGGATAGAAAATTTTTTCTAAAATTTTTATTTTCCTTGCAGGACTTAACAAAGAGGTACACAAAACCTTATTCAACTCAATGTTTTTAGATAAGAGGAAGGATATTTTTTTAATTTTATGATAAGTAGAATCTCTTTTCTCGTTATTCATCAAATGCTCAAAAAGAACTTTAGCATAATGTCTAGTCACTTTTTTTTTCGAAAACATTTTTATAATTTGTTTACTAATTCTTTGATCAATTTTTCTTGTTTATTCGTTTTTTGATTTGGATCCAACTCTTTCTTTAAGATTTTTTCGGCAATTATTATGGAAATATCCCCTATTTGATCTTTCAATTCCTGTATGGCCATTTTTCTCTCTCCCTGCATAATTTTTTTGTCTCTTCTATAAGCTTTTTTTCTCCAAACACCTTCTTCTATAGCTTTATGTTTTATTTTTTCTCTAATTTGAATGGCCTCTTCCAAAATTCTATCTCTTTTTATGCGAGTTTCTTTCAAAATTTGATTTTTTTTATTTTCTACCATTTTCAATTCCTTTTGAACTAAATCAGCCTTTTCTATAGAAATTCTAATTTTTTCCTCTCTTTGATCAATGAATTTCATAATTGGTTTCCACGCATATTTGGAAAGAAAGGAGATCAATATCAGAAATATTATTGTCTGCCAAACAATTAAACCGATAGAAGGAGTAACCAAATCCATTACAAAAACTTATTTAAACACAGCTAATAAAGCGGTTACTATTCCAAACAGAGCGGCTCCTTCAATAAGAGCTGCAGCAACAATCATGGCATTTTGTATCTTTCCTGAAGCTTCAGGTTGTCTAGCAATAGCATCCATGGCTGAACTTCCAATTTTCCCAATTCCTAAACCAGCTCCTATTACAGCAATTCCAGCACCTAAAGCGGCTAAACCTGAATAAATTAAATTTATATCCATAATGATAATATTATTTTAATACGTTTTATGTTCATATTCCTTTACAGCCATTCCTATAAGTAAAGAAGATAAATTCGTAAAAATAAAGGCTTGCAAAAAAGCCACCATAATTTCCAACAAGGAAATAAAAAAGCCGAAAATAATGGAAAAACTAGCAATAAAAAAATTTTTAAAAATAAAAATAAGGCAAATAAAACTTAAAATAATGATGTGCCCAGCAGTAATATTAGCAAATAAACGAATACATAAAGTTAATGGACGAATGAAAATCCCTATAAATTCTATGGGGGCTAACAAAAATTTTATCCCTATGGGAACATTTGGCATCCAAAAAATATGTTTCCAATAATTTTTATTGGCTTTAATATTGATGATTATGAAAGTAATTACTGCTAAAACCAATGTAACACTTATATTTCCTGTAACATTTGGGAATCCTGGTAAAAGACCTATTAAATTATTAACCAATATGAAAAAAAAAACAGTCAACAAAAAAGGAAAATAGGTTTTATATTTTTTTTCCCCAACATTTGGAATAACTATTTCATTACGAATAAATAAAATTAAGAATTCTAAGAAAATTCCGAAATTCCATTTCGTTTGATGATTTTTATAGCTATATCTCATTCTCCTAAAAATGTAACATAATATTAAAAAGGATATTCCAATAGACACTACATTTTTTGTAACAGAAAAATCCAAAGGTCTATCATTTTTAGGAAAACCTCTTGCATCTATATATAAAATTCCAACAGAATTTGTTTTATATATTTTTTCTTGAAACATTTTATAATTTCCATATTTTCCTTTGACTACTTTTCCATGAGAAAATTGAGAGGATAAAAAAAACTCCCATCCATTATTCCACAAAATAATTGGTAAAGAAAATATAATTCCCTTTTCATGATTTCCTACAACATGCCATTCGTGAGAATCACTTACATGTTCAAGAATAGTCTTAGCTATATCTATATTTTTATTTTCATTTTCATTAGCAAAAAGATTTGTAAGAAAAATAAAAATCAAAAAGTAATATAATCCTAATTTTTTTAAAGCTAAAGTCATTCAAAAAAAGTAGGAAACAAATTTAGATTTTTTTCCATAAACAAAGGTAAATATTCTATTCTCTAAAAAAAAGAATTTACAAATTTCATTTTTTGAATTTTTGAATTGAAAGAGTACATTTGTATATAAATTTGTGCAAAATACAATGACGATGAAGGAAGAAACAAAACTAATTCAAAACATTTTATCAGATCCTCTAACAGGAGCTATCTCTACTCCCATATACCAGACTTCTACTTATATTCAAGAATCTCCTGGAGTTCATAAAGGTTTTGATTATACAAGAACCAATAATCCTACAAGAAAAATATTGGAAAAATTAATTACAGATTTAGAAAAAGGCTATGCGAGTTTAGCTTTTTCTTCTGGGTTAGCATCTGTGGATGCTGTTTTAAAATTATTAGAGTTTGGAGATGAAATAGTTGCTGTGGATGATATTTATGGGGGGACTTTTCGTTTATTAAATTTATATAAAAAATTAGGAATTCGAACCCATTTCGTGGATACTACCTATGCAGAAAATGTTATTTCTATCCTTACTCCTAAAACTAAGATGATTTGGTTAGAATCTCCTACTAATCCTACTTTAAAAATATCTGATATTAAGTATATTAGTGAAAATTCTAAAAAAGTAAACCCAAACATTTTAGTTGTTGTAGACAATACTTTTGCTACTCCAGCTCTTCAGAATCCTCTCAGTTTAGGAGCAGATATAGTTATTCACAGCGCTACAAAATATCTAGCAGGACATTCAGATGTATTAGCTGGACTAATGACCGTGAAAAATCCAGATTTATATGAACAATTAAAATACATTCAAAATGCGACTGGAGGAATTTTATCTCCTATTGATTGTTGGTTAACTATAAGAGGGTGTCAAACTTTGTATCTACGTATTAAAAAACAGTCTGATAATGCATTTAAGATAGCCTCTTTTTTATTGGAAGAAAAAAATACCTGTATTGATAAGGTTTATTATCCTGGATTATCCCAGCATAAAAATCATAGAATAGCAGTAAAACAACAACTCTATTTCGGAGGAATAGTGTCATTTAGTCTTAAAGAGGATACTATAGAAGCGGCAAAAAAAGTTGTAACCTCTACTAAATTATTTAAACTAGCAGAAAGTTTAGGAGGAACAAAAAGTTTAATTTGTCATCCGGCAACTATGACGCATAAATCTACTCCTTTAGAGGTTAGAAGAAACGCAGGAATTCAAGATTCTCTTATACGTTTATCTTTTGGAATAGAGAATGAAGAAGATCTTCTTGAAGATATAGATCAAGCTTTAAAACATTAAAAAGACTAAACAAGTTTGTCATCATGTAATGAAATCCCTATACGCGATAGTTCTTCGCGAATTAAATCTGAAAGAACCCAATTTCTTTTTTTTCTTGTTTCTGTTCGAATTTTTATTAATATTTCAGTAAGTATTTTTAATTTTTTAGACGTTTTTTCAGAGGGATTTTTTTCTATTTTTTGAAGACCAAGTATATCAAATAAAAAATGATTCATATATTTTTTTAATAAATGTATAGAACTCCCTATATAGTTAATAGAATGATTCAAAATGTGAGTCACTTGGAAGAGATAGGAGATTAATAAAGGTGTGTTAAAATCATCATTAATAGCTTCATAACAATCTTTTATCCATTTATTTACATCAAATTTTGATATATTTTCCTTATCACTTTTAGAAAAAAATTCTAATTTTTCTATTGCATTAATTAAACGATGATATCCTTTCTCTGCATCTATAAGTCCTTTTTGAGAAAAGTTTAAAAGGCTACGATAATGAGATTGTAATATAAAGAATCGAATGACTATTGGATGATATTTAGAGATTAAATATTTTGTGGATAAGTAATTTCCTGTGGATTTACTCATTTTTTTTCCATTTAAAGTAAGCATGTGCGTATGCATCCAATAATGTGCAAGATGATTCTTGTTATAAACTCCTATTGCTTGTGCTAACTCACATTCATGATGGGGAAATTTAAGATCTATTCCTCCACCGTGAATATCAAAAACTTCTCCTAAATATTTTGTACTCATTGTTGTACATTCTATATGCCAACCTGGCACTCCTTTTCCCCATGGAGAGTTCCAGTTCATAATATGACTGTGTTTAGCTCTTTTCCAAAGAGAAAAATCTTGAAAATGTTGTTTTTCACCCAGAAAATTAGATTCTTTCTTAAAAAGTTGATCGATTCTATTATGACTCAATATTCCATAAGAACATAATTGGCTATATTTTTTTACGTTAAAATAAACAGATCCATTATTTTCGTAAGCTAAATTTTTTTGAATCAATTTTTGAATCATCTCAATTTGTTCTATAATATGACCAGTAGCTGTTGGTTCAATACTTGGAGGTAAAGTATTGAAAATATTTAATATATGATGAAAAGATAAAGTATATTTTTGAACAATTTCCATAGGCTCAATTCCCTCAAAAAGAGATCTTTGATGAATTTTGTCTTCTCCATCATCACTATCATTTTCTAAATGTCCTACATCCGTAATATTTCTGATATAGCGGACTTTATAACCTAAATGTTTAAAATAACGGAAAACTAAATCGAATAATATAAAAGTCCGACAGTTTCCCAAATGAAGATGATTATAAACAGTGGGACCACAAACATAAATTCCTATATATTCCTTATGAATAGGTTTAAATAATTCTTTTTTTCCGGTAAAAGAATTATATATTTGTATATGATCTCGTATATAACGTATATAATTTTCTATATTCATAAAATTAGGATCTTCCAATATAATGGAAAAATTCTCTTCGAATTCCGAATCTTTTTAAATGCTCCTACTAATTCAGTAGTGATCGTTCTGGTATCTATATCTCGAATTCCACGAGAATTTACACATAAATGTTTTGCGTCTATAACACAAGCAACATTTTTTGTATCTAGTATTTTTTGTAAAGATTTAACAATTTGCATAGTCAAACGTTCTTGAACTTGTGGTCTTTTTGCGTAAAAATTTACGATTCTATTGATTTTAGAAAGACCCACTACCTTTCCATTGGAAATGTAGCCAACATGTGCTTTTCCAACAATAGGTAGAAAATGATGCTCACAAGTAGAATAAACTATTATGTTTTTTTCTATCAACATCTGATTATATTTATATTTATTTTCAAAAGTGGATAAATGAGGATGATTTTTTGGATTTAGTCCGCTAAATATTTCTTTTATAAACATTTTTGCTACACGTTTAGGTGTACTGCGTAAACTATCATCATTCATATCCAAACCTAAAATTTCCATAATGTGGAAAAAATGTTTTTCTATTTTATCAATTTTTTTTTCATCGCTTATAAGAAAAGCATCATCACGTATTGGAGTTTCATGATTTTCTAAAAAATTAGTATCCTTATTATCTTTTTCTAAAAATTTTTTATACTCTTCTCCCATCATAATTTAACTTAATCCATGAAAAACAAAGGTACGAAAAGGTTTTTGGATTGATATGTTTCTCTTTTTCTTTCCAAGAATTAGGAGATTATTTTTCCATTTCTTAAAATATTAGGAATTTCACAGATAGGAATAGGTCTAATTTTGTGCTCGTTTTTTTGTGTAGATATTGATATTTTTTCAAAATATCATATTCTCTTCCTTTAAAGGTTTCATGAAAATTTTTTTCCTTTTTTCTGCGATTTTCATTGCCCATTCTAATTCTTCATAAGTAGCTTCTAACTGATCTTCATCTGACCTTTTATCTTCCCATAATCCATCTGTAGGTTCAGCTTTTTGTATTCCATCAATAATATTTAATTCTTTAGCAAGAAAACGGATTTCACTTTTAGTTAAATCTGCTATAGGATGTATATCGACACCTCCGTCCCCATATTTTGTAAAAAATCCAACTCCAAAATCTTCTACTTTATTTCCAGTTCCTACCACTAAATAATTCTCTATATTTGCGTAATAATATAGAGTTAACATACGGATACGAGATTTTGCATTGGCTAAAGCCAAAGGTTTATTTTTTTTTTCTGTAATATGATCATTCATAGTGTGAATAAAAGAAATGAATAAAGAAGATAGATCTTTTTTTAGATGATGAACATTTAAAAATCTAGATTTTAAAAAATTTACATGTTGTTCAGATAGAAAATTTGGATGTTTTTCTAAAATAGGCATTTCTAATGTGAAAGTTGGGTATTTAGTCATAGCTACTAACATGGAGGTCACAGAAGAATCTATACCTCCGGATATTCCAATAACAAAACCATTTGATTGAGTTTTTTTTATGTATTTTTTTAACCACTGAACAATATAGTGAACTATTTTTTTTGCATTATTTTTCATTTTAAATATTTTGATTGTAAAAAAAAATAATATGACTTTGATCCTAAATTTGGAAACTTCTACAAAAAATTGCTCGGTGAGCATAGCAAAAAACGGCATATGCTTAATATCCATAGAAGAACATACAGATAAACATCTTCATTCAGAAAAATTACATACATTTATACAATATGCTATAAAAATTTCAAAAATTAATATAAATGATTTACAATCCATTTGTGTAAGTCAAGGTCCAGGGTCCTACACTTCCTTAAGAATAGGAATATCGGCTGCTAAAGGTTTATGTTATGCTTTAGGCATTCCCTTATTATCATTAGATTCATTAACTATTTTGAGTCAAAAAATAGATGTCCAAGATGGATTTTTAATTCCTATGATACATGCAAAATCTGATCTTTTTTATACAACTTTATTTAATAAATATAAAAAAAGATTATGTCCTATTTCTATAAAAAAGTTTGGTGGTTATTTTTTCAAGTCTATAACAGAGAATAAAAAAGTATATTTATTTGGAAATATAATTTGTCCAAAAGTAGAGAAGTTATTTACGGATAATTTTCGTTTTATTTTTCCTATTTATCCATCTGCAATGGATATGTCTTTTCTTTCCTACGTGAAATTTTGTAATAAAAAATTCAATAACATTGAAAAATTTATTCCATGTTATTTATAATAACAAATAAAGATTTTTTTGAATAGAATTATTAGAATAGAATAGGAATAAGAGATAGTCCGCTAGCTATTTCTCAAGCAATAGAAGTTCAAAAAATCCTTCAAAGTAGGTATTTTCACTAGAAATTTAACTGATGTTCTTCTTTCTAGAAAAATTGATATGGCTGTGCATTCTTTAAAAGATGTTCCTACTTTTCTTCCAGAAAAAATAGTTTTTTCTGCTTATTTGAAGCGGGGAAGTTTTTCCGATTTATTATTAATATATAAAGGATCTAGAAATTTTTTATTGAATTCTAAAATAGAAGCCGTTATAGCTACCGAAAGTCTTATAAAAAGGATTTTTTGGAAGAATCGTTCTCCTCATCATCCCATTGTGTATTATTTAATGAGGAAATATAAATACTCGATTAAAAAAATTATATAATAACTCTTGGAAAGTAGCTACCTTTGCTAAGGTAGGATTGGGGCTCATGCAATCATTAAAAATAAAATTATTTATTTTACCGGAATATTATTCAGTTTAGATGGCATGCAAAAAATAAGAAAAACAAAAATAGGAACTAATTATAATGTTATAGGATATCAGTGTGTACAAGGAAATATTGGAGAATATGAGAATAAAAAATATTTCATAGATAAGAGTAGTAAGTAAGCATAGAAAATTATGATCCAAATTATATTCCGAAATATATTACCATTTATAACTCCAATAACATTTTTCTATATAATTATTTCTTTAGGGTGGAAAACATCTATAAATCCTGTTTTAGATATAGGGATTCTCATGGGAATAATATTCCTACTTAGTATTTTTCATTTTTGTTTTTTGTTCGAAAGGAGTCTTTACAAGGGATATAAATCCATGATTTTTTTATCTTTTTTTATTTTAATTACTTCTTTTATTTTTTCTGTTGGACAATTCTTTTTTTCCAAAACTGATAAGATAACAGATATACAAATCACCTTATTAATTTGTTTGACTTTATACATATTGATTCGTATTACTTATTTCATGCGAATAATATATGTAAAAATACATAATCCTGCTTTTATTTTTATTACTAGTTTTGTATTTCTA
Protein-coding sequences here:
- the cysS gene encoding cysteine--tRNA ligase, with amino-acid sequence MNIENYIRYIRDHIQIYNSFTGKKELFKPIHKEYIGIYVCGPTVYNHLHLGNCRTFILFDLVFRYFKHLGYKVRYIRNITDVGHLENDSDDGEDKIHQRSLFEGIEPMEIVQKYTLSFHHILNIFNTLPPSIEPTATGHIIEQIEMIQKLIQKNLAYENNGSVYFNVKKYSQLCSYGILSHNRIDQLFKKESNFLGEKQHFQDFSLWKRAKHSHIMNWNSPWGKGVPGWHIECTTMSTKYLGEVFDIHGGGIDLKFPHHECELAQAIGVYNKNHLAHYWMHTHMLTLNGKKMSKSTGNYLSTKYLISKYHPIVIRFFILQSHYRSLLNFSQKGLIDAEKGYHRLINAIEKLEFFSKSDKENISKFDVNKWIKDCYEAINDDFNTPLLISYLFQVTHILNHSINYIGSSIHLLKKYMNHFLFDILGLQKIEKNPSEKTSKKLKILTEILIKIRTETRKKRNWVLSDLIREELSRIGISLHDDKLV
- the nadE gene encoding NAD(+) synthase, with the protein product MKNNAKKIVHYIVQWLKKYIKKTQSNGFVIGISGGIDSSVTSMLVAMTKYPTFTLEMPILEKHPNFLSEQHVNFLKSRFLNVHHLKKDLSSLFISFIHTMNDHITEKKNKPLALANAKSRIRMLTLYYYANIENYLVVGTGNKVEDFGVGFFTKYGDGGVDIHPIADLTKSEIRFLAKELNIIDGIQKAEPTDGLWEDKRSDEDQLEATYEELEWAMKIAEKRKKIFMKPLKEENMIF
- the tsaB gene encoding tRNA (adenosine(37)-N6)-threonylcarbamoyltransferase complex dimerization subunit type 1 TsaB; translated protein: MTLILNLETSTKNCSVSIAKNGICLISIEEHTDKHLHSEKLHTFIQYAIKISKININDLQSICVSQGPGSYTSLRIGISAAKGLCYALGIPLLSLDSLTILSQKIDVQDGFLIPMIHAKSDLFYTTLFNKYKKRLCPISIKKFGGYFFKSITENKKVYLFGNIICPKVEKLFTDNFRFIFPIYPSAMDMSFLSYVKFCNKKFNNIEKFIPCYL